CTCCGGAGCTCCTGCGCCGGGCACCGCCGCGTCCCCCATTCCCGTCCCGAGCGCCCGTGGAGGGAGCGCGGAAGGCGTCTTCGCCGACGTCGACGGCGCCGCCGAGGCTGCCTGGAGCGCCTTCCTTACCTTCCGGGATCAGGGGATGGACCTGCGCCGCCGGGTCATCGAGTCGATCCGCGAATCCATGCGCGAGCACGCCGAGGAGCTCGGCCGCCACGCCTGGGAAGAAACCGGTCTGGGCCGTCCCGGTGACAAGAAGATCAAGAACCTCCTGGTGACGGAGAAAACCCCCGGCCTCGAGGATCTGGAGACCCGCACCGTCAGCGGCGACCGGGGCAAGACCTGGACCGAATACTCCCCCTACGGCGTCATCGGCTCCATCACTCCCACCACCAACCCCACCGCCACCATCATCAACAACTCCATCGCCATCCTGTCGGCGGGCAACGCGGTAGTGTTCAACGTCCACCCCAACGCTCGGCGGGTGTCGCTGGAGACGGTGCGGTTGCTCAACCGCGCCATCACCGCCGCCGGCGGACCGCCCAACGTGGTGGCGGCGGTGGCCAAGCCGACCATCGAGACCGCCCAGCAGCTGATGCGCCACCCGCGGGTGCGGGTGCTGCTGGTCACCGGCGGTCCGGCGGTGGTGCGGGAAGCTCTGAAGACCGACAAAAAGGCCATCACCGCCGGTCCCGGCAACCCGCCGGTGGTGGTGGACGACACCGCCGACATCGCCCTAGCCGGTCGCGAGATCGTGCGCGGCGCCTCCTTC
This region of Acidobacteriota bacterium genomic DNA includes:
- a CDS encoding aldehyde dehydrogenase family protein, which encodes MSIIDPAEVESIVRRVRERHGLPVSEEAPAFPLGRPVSGAPAPGTAASPIPVPSARGGSAEGVFADVDGAAEAAWSAFLTFRDQGMDLRRRVIESIRESMREHAEELGRHAWEETGLGRPGDKKIKNLLVTEKTPGLEDLETRTVSGDRGKTWTEYSPYGVIGSITPTTNPTATIINNSIAILSAGNAVVFNVHPNARRVSLETVRLLNRAITAAGGPPNVVAAVAKPTIETAQQLMRHPRVRVLLVTGGPAVVREALKTDKKAITAGPGNPPVVVDDTADIALAGREIVRGASFDNNVICTDEKEVFAVASIADRLLQEMAANGAYLLKEHELRKLERVIFRQLGPPNKPGKIDPRWIGKNAGEILRQIGGDGGEEIRLLVADVPREHSLVWTEQLMPVMPVVRVRDVDEAIDLAVRAEHGFGHTASIFSTDLEAITRMSRAINVSIFVANGPTLAGLGAGGEGFTSFSIASPTGEGLTTPRTFSRIRRVTVAGSLQGL